A part of Streptomyces sp. DSM 40750 genomic DNA contains:
- a CDS encoding carbohydrate ABC transporter permease — protein MSHDTLPRPTKTDPPSREQVASPRRRRHWTRRANPVAGLGAFLWLVIVLIPLYAMLSASLTGADKALTGNPLKPPTDPTLDNYNTVLTSGFGHLLSNTAIVAVAVVGIVLSLSIPLAYVAVRTRDRWSNAAFRLFLLGVAIPAQAVVVPLYLLIAKLDLYDTLLAVILPTAAFAMPVSVLVLVGSLRDVSEDLYEAMALDGASPLRMLFQLTIPLAKGGISTVVIYSALQAWNGFLFPLIFTQSDEPRVLTLGLFNYVSQFGVNIPALLASVVLSGIPIFAVYLVARRALVGGLMGVGGK, from the coding sequence GTGTCACACGATACGTTGCCGCGTCCGACGAAGACCGACCCGCCCTCACGTGAGCAGGTGGCCTCCCCGCGTCGCCGCCGCCACTGGACGAGGCGCGCCAACCCCGTCGCGGGCCTCGGCGCGTTCCTCTGGCTCGTCATCGTCCTGATCCCCCTCTACGCGATGCTGTCGGCGTCCCTCACGGGCGCGGACAAGGCCCTGACGGGCAACCCCCTGAAACCCCCCACGGACCCGACCCTCGACAACTACAACACCGTCCTCACCAGCGGCTTCGGCCATCTGCTCAGCAACACGGCGATCGTCGCGGTGGCTGTGGTGGGCATCGTCCTGTCCCTCTCCATCCCGCTCGCCTACGTGGCCGTCCGCACCCGCGACCGCTGGTCGAACGCCGCCTTCCGCCTGTTCCTCCTCGGTGTGGCGATCCCGGCGCAGGCGGTGGTCGTCCCCCTGTACCTCCTGATCGCGAAGCTCGACCTCTACGACACCCTCCTGGCCGTCATCCTCCCGACGGCCGCCTTCGCGATGCCGGTCTCGGTCCTGGTCCTGGTCGGCAGCCTGCGGGATGTCTCGGAGGACCTGTACGAGGCGATGGCCCTGGACGGCGCCTCCCCCCTGCGGATGCTCTTCCAGCTGACGATCCCGCTGGCCAAGGGCGGCATCAGCACGGTCGTCATCTACTCGGCGCTCCAGGCCTGGAACGGCTTCCTCTTCCCGCTGATCTTCACCCAGTCCGACGAGCCGAGGGTCCTCACCCTCGGCCTCTTCAACTACGTCAGCCAGTTCGGCGTCAACATCCCCGCCCTACTCGCCTCGGTCGTCCTCTCCGGCATCCCGATCTTCGCCGTGTATCTGGTGGCGCGGCGGGCGTTGGTGGGCGGGCTGATGGGCGTGGGCGGTAAATGA